The Pyrenophora tritici-repentis strain M4 chromosome 10, whole genome shotgun sequence genome contains a region encoding:
- a CDS encoding NhoA, Arylamine N-acetyltransferase encodes MSQTSVPTSLTQLPLSDGDRPRYSEVQLQDYFKRLGLPQQYLDSPVLSDRTKATATEHGLPFLQALVRYHTCTVPFENLELHYSAHKTITLDVADLYTKIVTKRRGGRCMENNTFFGTVLRSLGYEVRNCGGRVSRAMSPYPEVRRNQAMTYDGWNHMLNLVRLDNEWYVVDVGMGSMGPCLPCPLRDGFETTSIAPRKIRLQSRAIAESYGTHSNKLWCYDVCYNPVDDGESQWVPVYCFTETEFLPQDYEIMSWYTSANKRSFFTRYVTSTKMIMDEEREVVVGNVTLFGGEVKETIGTDRRVLKDCKTEDERVEALKEIFGVELTEEEKNGIPADRRLG; translated from the coding sequence ATGTCACAAACTTCGGTGCCCACCTCCTTGACTCAACTACCGCTGAGCGACGGCGACCGTCCTCGCTACAGTGAGGTCCAGTTGCAGGATTATTTTAAGCGACTCGGACTTCCACAACAGTATCTCGATTCGCCTGTTCTATCGGACCGAACCAAGGCTACCGCCACCGAGCATGGGCTCCCATTTCTGCAGGCCCTGGTCAGATATCACACCTGCACTGTGCCTTTCGAGAACCTTGAACTACATTACTCCGCACACAAAACCATTACCCTTGATGTCGCGGACCTCTACACAAAGATCGTCACCAAGCGACGTGGAGGACGATGCATGGAGAACAACACCTTTTTCGGGACAGTCCTCCGCTCGCTTGGCTACGAAGTGCGCAATTGCGGCGGTCGCGTATCACGCGCAATGAGCCCCTACCCAGAGGTCCGCCGCAACCAGGCCATGACCTACGATGGCTGGAACCACATGCTCAATCTTGTCCGACTTGACAACGAATGGTATGTTGTGGACGTGGGCATGGGATCTATGGGTCCTTGCTTGCCTTGTCCGTTGCGGGATGGCTTTGAAACAACCAGCATTGCTCCACGAAAGATACGCCtacaatcacgtgccataGCAGAGTCGTATGGAACACATTCCAACAAGCTGTGGTGCTATGATGTTTGCTACAATCCCGTGGACGATGGAGAGAGCCAGTGGGTGCCGGTGTATTGTTTCACTGAGACGGAGTTTCTGCCTCAGGACTATGAGATCATGTCGTGGTATACGTCCGCAAACAAACGCTCATTCTTTACCAGATATGTAACATCTACAAAAATGATCATGGACGAGGAGCGCGAAGTTGTTGTTGGAAATGTCACGTTATTTGGCGGCGAGGTTAAGGAGACTATCGGTACCGATCGACGGGTTCTGAAGGACTGCAAGACAGAGGATGAGCGTGTGGAAGCATTGAAAGAGATTTTCGGCGTGGAGTTAACCGAAGAGGAAAAGAACGGGATTCCAGCAGATCGCCGACTGGGATGA
- a CDS encoding UbiH, 2-polyprenyl-6-methoxyphenol hydroxylase and related FAD-dependent oxidoreductase, whose product MAGNTVNDFHIAIVGAGIAGLALAMGLHKKGISFTLYEEAKEYSVAGAGIGFAPNGLRAMDIIEPEFRPKYEKICVGNKPADAQNVFFEGLLIKEGLGQDQTWHGKSCWGHPDFNRKSAHRKELLEIMTSFIPIETVKFNKSLKDIKQHSDKVGLKFADGDVAEASICVGADGIKSIAREHVLKPSYPTQVAPVYADAYCYRGVISMSEAKAILGDLTDVAKMYFGNKRSVVTYRITGGEEFNFLLCVATDTPWMLECAVTEKVTEEIKMADFEGPDIDDRFRRLLRLAKPIKWGLFHHKHTSTYYRDRVVLMGDSAHASLPFQAAGAAQGLEDALILSAVFGELPTAPQSISSLNSYILAAFDAYDSVRRPRAQKQLDRAAEVGDMVFFRDQERGSDMGKILPRLQDAWFDWLWFHDIRGDVDTAMSRLQTQRTQNVL is encoded by the exons ATGGCTGGAAACACAGTCAACGACTTCCATATCGCCATTGTCG GCGCCGGTATTGCAGGCCTTGCACTGGCTATGGGGTTGCACAAGAAAGGCATATCATTTACACTCTATGAGGAAGCGAAGGAATACTCGGTTGCTGG TGCCGGTATCGGATTTGCCCCTAACGGTCTACGGGCAATGGACATTATCGAGCCAGAGTTCCGTCCTAAATATGAGAAGATTTGTGTTGGAAACAAGCCCGCAGATGCCCAGAATGTCTTCTTTGAGGGCTTGCTCATCAAGGAAGGTCTCG GCCAAGATCAAACATGGCACGGTAAATCATGTTGGGGTCACCCTGACTTCAATCGAAAATCG GCACATCGAAAGGAGCTCTTGGAAATTATGACAAGCTTCATCCCGATAGAGACTGTCAAGTTCAATAAGTCTCTCAAGGACATCAAGCAGCATTCCGACAAAGTTGGTCTCAAATTTGCGGATGGTGACGTTGCCGAGGCCAGTATATGTGTTGGCGCCGACGGAATCAAGAGCATTGCGCGAGAGCACGTGCTAAAACCATCCTATCCAACCCAGGTCGCCCCAGTATATGCCGACGCCTACTGCTATCGAGGTGTCATTTCTATGTCTGAAGCGAAAGCGATTCTGGGAGATCTAACCGATGTTGCCAAGATGTACTTCGGCAACAAGCGTAGTGTTGTTACTTATCGCATCACGGGTGGCGAG GAGTTCAACTTCCTTCTTTGCGTAGCTACCGACACTCCGTGGATGCTCGAATGCGCTGTCACGGAGAAAGTCACCGAGGAGATCAAGATGGCCGACTTCGAGGGCCCCGACATTGATGATCGCTTCCGCCGACTTCTTCGTTTGGCAAAGCCAATCAAATGGGGTCTCTTCCATCACAAGCACACTTCGACATACTACCGCGATCGTGTGGTTCTCATGGGTGACAGCGCCCATGCTTCTCTGCCTTTCCAAGCTGCTGGCGCTGCTCAAGGCCTGGAAGACGCTTTGATATTGTCGGCCGTGTTTGGGGAACTCCCAACGGCTCCACAAAGCATCTCGAGCCTCAATTCATACATTCTTGCAGCCTTTGACGCCTACGATTCGGTGCGACGGCCACGAGCTCAGAAGCAGCTGGACAGGGCTGCGGAAGTGGGTGACATGGTCTTTTTTCGAGACCAAGAACGAGGCTCTGATATGGGCAAGATTCTACCGAGACTACAGGATGCATGGTTTGATTGGTTATGGTTTCATGATATTCGAGGGGATGTGGACACAGCTATGTCTAGGCTGCAAACGCAGCGAACGCAAAATGTGCTGTAG
- a CDS encoding Metallo-hydrolase-oxidoreductase, which produces MSGFPTNTFMHPQIGSFTKISVGSYSFLIRHPTNTSKHATLLFDLGVRKDWRENCPTTFVQGIERSGYIITVEKDVATILTENGVSLTDIGGIIWSHWHFDHVGDPGRFPPTTDLIVGPGFKRHFVPAFPTVPESHVDERAWAGRQLCEVDFDDANEEFGKRLQIGKFQALDFYGDGSFYLLNTPGHTVGHISVLARTTVEPPTFIFLGGDIAHHGGEFRPTNYNPLPQEIAPHPLRHRLPMVPPSCPGEMFVAMHPKKSRKEPFFDPTPAEGGWHFCAAEATRSIEKMTEFDAWQNIFPVIAHDESLRGVVKFFPAGANEWKVKGWKEKSFWGFLAEFAREVV; this is translated from the coding sequence ATGAGCGGCTTCCCCACAAACACCTTCATGCACCCTCAAATCGGCTCCTTCACAAAAATTTCCGTCGGATCCTACTCCTTCCTAATCCGCCACCCCACCAACACCAGCAAACACGCCACCCTTCTCTTCGACCTCGGCGTGCGCAAAGATTGGCGAGAAAACTGCCCCACAACATTCGTTCAGGGAATCGAGCGCTCGGGCTACATTATCACGGTTGAAAAGGACGTTGCTACCATTCTAACTGAAAACGGTGTGTCGCTTACTGATATCGGCGGGATCATATGGTCGCACTGGCATTTCGATCACGTGGGCGATCCGGGGCGTTTCCCGCCTACCACAGATTTGATCGTCGGACCGGGGTTTAAAAGGCATTTTGTGCCTGCATTTCCGACGGTGCCGGAGTCGCATGTTGATGAGCGTGCGTGGGCAGGACGGCAGTTGTGTGAGGTTGACTTTGACGACGCTAACGAAGAGTTCGGCAAAAGGTTGCAAATAGGCAAATTCCAAGCCCTGGATTTCTACGGCGATGGAAGTTTTTACTTACTCAATACGCCGGGACATACGGTGGGACATATCTCTGTGCTCGCGCGTACGACGGTTGAGCCACCGACGTTCATCTTCTTGGGGGGCGATATTGCGCATCATGGGGGTGAGTTTCGTCCCACAAACTACAATCCCTTACCGCAAGAGATAGCCCCGCATCCTCTACGCCATCGTCTTCCCATGGTGCCCCCGAGTTGTCCAGGAGAGATGTTCGTCGCTATGCACCCGAAGAAAAGCCGCAAGGAGCCGTTCTTCGATCCTACGCCTGCGGAGGGTGGGTGGCACTTTTGCGCGGCAGAGGCGACGAGGAGTATAGAGAAGATGACAGAGTTTGATGCTTGGCAGAATATTTTTCCGGTAATTGCGCATGATGAAAGTTTAAGGGGGGTTGTGAAGTTCTTCCCAGCGGGGGCAAATGAGTGGAAGGTTAAGGGGTGGAAGGAGAAGAGTTTCTGGGGTTTCTTGGCGGAGTTTGCGCGGGAAGTTGTTTGA